The genome window TCCGCATCCCGATTCCCCGACGATGGCGACCGTTTCCGCCTCGCGCGCCGTGAAGGTCAGCTTCTCGTTCGCCTTCACCGTGCGTGGCGGGCCGCTCAGGAAGGCCAACCCGCTGGAATCGATTGTGTAATGCTTGGTCATCTCTTCGACCGAGAGCACGATATTCCCGGCCGGGACGGGGTCCCTGGCCTCCCCCTTGGGAAGGTCCCGGTCCCAGTCGATTTCCTGAAAACGCTCGCAGCGCACCTTGTGATCGTCATCGCCCGGAACGGAGTGCATCTTCAACTTGCCGACATCGCACGTCCCGTCGCGAAAGAAGCTGCAGCGCGGTCCAAAGTTGCATCCCTCGGGGCGTTCATGCGGCAGCGGAAGCTGGCCCGGAATGGCAACCAGCGGCTGCGCGTTCTTGTCGGCTCCAGGCAGCGGGATCGATCCGAACAGCCCGCGCGTATAGGGATGGCGCATTTCGTCGAAGACATCGTGAATGTCTCCGACCTCGACCGCCTCGCCCGAATACATCACCGTCAGCCGGTCACAGGTCTCCAGGATCAGGCCGAGATTGTGCGAGATGTAGATCATCGAGGTCCCGAACTCGTCGGAAATCTCGTTGATCAGATCGACGATCCCCGCCTCGACCGTGACGTCGAGCGCGGTTGTCGGCTCGTCCAAAAGCAGCAGGCGCGGGTTGGACAGCAGCGCCATGGCGATCACCACCCGCTGCTGCTGGCCGCCCGAGATCTGGTGCGGATAGGCTTTCAGGATCCGTTCCGGGTCGGGCAGCCGCACCTTGGCGAGCATTTCGGCTGCACGTGCCATCGCCGCGTCCTGCGAGATGCCCTCATGATAGATCGGCACCTCGGCAAGCTGTTCGCCGATCAGCATCGACGGATTGAGCGAGGCCATCGGCTCCTGATAGACCATGGCGATCTTGGAGCCGCGAATATGCCGGAGCTCTTCCGCGCTCATGGTGCGCATGTCGCGCCCCTCGAACAGGATCTCGCCTCCGACGATGGCGCCGTTCTTGCCCATGTACTGCATGATCGCAAGCGCAACCGTCGACTTGCCGCAGCCAGATTCTCCGACGATGCCATGGGCTTCGCCCGGCATGAGTTTGAGGTTGAAGTCGACAACGGCCGGGATCTCGCCCGCGCGGGTATAGTAGGAGATGCAAAGGTTCCGGCACTCCAGAACCGGGGTCTGGTCGTTCATGACGGGTCCTTCTCAGTCGCGCAGGCTCATTTCCCGAAGGCCGTCGGCCATCAGGTTGAAGCCGAGAATGAGGCTCGACACGGCAAGTGCCGGCACGAGCAGCATGTAGGAGAACTTCCAAAGCATCGCCGTCTTGGCGCTTTCGCGGATCATCAGCCCCCAGTCGGGATCGGGCGGCTGAAGCCCGAGCCCCAGGAACGTCAGCGTGGTGATCGCGACGGTCGTGTAGCCAAGGCGAAGACACGCATCGACGATGATCGGCCCGCGCACGTTGGGCAGGAGCTCGAAGATCATGATGTAGAGCGGATGCTCGCCGCGCGTCTGCGCCGCGAAGACATAATCCCGCGTCTTGATGTCGAGCGCGAGGCCGCGAACGATGCGCATGATCGCCGGCGCCGAGGCGAAGGTGACCGCGACCACGATGTTGAACCCGGATGGGCCGAGATAGTTCAGGATCACGATGAACAGAACCATCACCGGAAAGGACAAAAGCACATTGGCGAAGAAGGAGATCACCTCGTCCCACCAGCCCGAAAGATACCCCGATATCAGACCGAACAAGGCCCCGACGACATAGGCCACCATCGTCGCGCTGACGCCCCACACGATCACCCGCTGGCAACCCCAGATGACGCGAGACAGCATGTCCCGCCCCTTGAAATCCGTGCCGAGCCAAAAGAACACGTCGCGCTTTTCGGAAAAGGGCGTAACGAACGGCGCGATCGGCTTGTTCGGGTCGAGCAACGGCAGATAGGGCGCGGACACTGCCGCAAGCAGCCAGAAGAAGACGAGGCTCAGGCCGATCACCGCCACCCAGCTTTCGCGAAAGGCCCGGACGCCGAGCACGTAGAGCAACAGGGTTGCCGGGACCGCAGGCAGCAGGACCGTGTCGGCATAGCCGTCCATCGCTCCGCCGAACATCACATAGACCGTGAGTGGCACCCACATCAAAAGGGCCAGAACGACGAGCGATTTGGGCCGCGATAGGCGGTCGAGCACGGACGGGCCGGCCTCGATTTCGGTCACAGCCATGACGTTTTGTCTCCCGGCCTCATGCGAAGCGAATGCGCGGATTGAGGAATGTGTAGCCGATGTCGGAAATGATCTGCGACGCGACGGCAACGGCGACCGCCACCAGCGTACAGGCCTGCACGACTTCGACGTCGGGGAAGAGTGCGGCCTCCAGAAGCAGCTTGCCGAACCCGTCATATTCGAAAAAGACTTCCACCACCACGACGCCGGAGAGCAGCCAGTTGAGCTGCAACACGATCAGCGTGAACGGCGCGATGAGCGCGTTGCGCAACGCATGGCGCATCACCACGCGCCGGTAGGGAAGGCCCTTCAGCACCGCGGTGCGAATGTACTGGGAGGTCATCACCTCCGCCATCGAGGCCCGCGTCATGCGCGCCACATAGCCGAAGTCGTAGATCACCAGCGTCAGGACCGGCAGCACCAGTTCACGAAAGTCGAAACCGCCGATCATGGCCGACTTGACCGGCAGCCAGCCAAGCCCGAGCCCGAAAACGATGGTCAGCAGAATGGCACTGGCGATTTCCGGAATACTGGTGGTGAAGACCGATATGAAGGAAATCGTGCGATCCTGGACGGATCCCTCCTTCATGCCGGCAAGTACCCCCAGAACGAGCGACAGCGGGATCATCAGCGCGAAAACGAAAAACGCCAGAATGCCCGTGTTCGCAAGCCGGTCCAGCAACAGCGGCCCGACCGCGCGGTTCTTCTCAAAGGAAAAGCCCAGATCGCCTGTCAGGATGTTGCCGACCCAGTTGGCGTAGCGCTGGTAGAAGGGGACATCCAGCCCGCGATCGGCAAGCCAGGTCTGATAACTGTCCTCGGTGAGCGCGGATACCGCGAACCCGCCCAGTTCCTGCACAGCGAGCCGCTTCTTGAACTCAGGAGAGTCAAAGATCGCAAAGAGCAGCAGTGACGAGACCGCCATGATCAGAATCATCTGAACGAGGCGTCTCAGAACGAGTATCAGCATAAGTGCCCACCATATCCGCAATCACGCCCCGAATGACCTTGCGCGACGCCGCCCCCCGACCTCAGGGGCCTGAACAGAAACCGCGCGAATCCCGCTCACGGGAATCGCGCGGCGGACCTGTTTCAGCTCATCCAGACCTTGTTGAACTGATGATACTGGGTCGGGTGTGCCGGATAGTCGTGCACCGACGTGGACGCCATGCAGTAGATCGGACGCCAGATCGGCAGCACCATCACGGCGGCGTCCTGCAGAATCGCCGAGGCCTTGGCGAGCAGACCCTTGCGCTCTTCAACGTCGAGCGTCGCTTCCGCGGCGTCGAGCGCCGTGTCGAACTCCGGCGAGGCAAAACCGGACTCGTTCCACGGCACGCC of Stappia sp. ES.058 contains these proteins:
- a CDS encoding ABC transporter permease, producing MLILVLRRLVQMILIMAVSSLLLFAIFDSPEFKKRLAVQELGGFAVSALTEDSYQTWLADRGLDVPFYQRYANWVGNILTGDLGFSFEKNRAVGPLLLDRLANTGILAFFVFALMIPLSLVLGVLAGMKEGSVQDRTISFISVFTTSIPEIASAILLTIVFGLGLGWLPVKSAMIGGFDFRELVLPVLTLVIYDFGYVARMTRASMAEVMTSQYIRTAVLKGLPYRRVVMRHALRNALIAPFTLIVLQLNWLLSGVVVVEVFFEYDGFGKLLLEAALFPDVEVVQACTLVAVAVAVASQIISDIGYTFLNPRIRFA
- a CDS encoding ABC transporter permease, which codes for MAVTEIEAGPSVLDRLSRPKSLVVLALLMWVPLTVYVMFGGAMDGYADTVLLPAVPATLLLYVLGVRAFRESWVAVIGLSLVFFWLLAAVSAPYLPLLDPNKPIAPFVTPFSEKRDVFFWLGTDFKGRDMLSRVIWGCQRVIVWGVSATMVAYVVGALFGLISGYLSGWWDEVISFFANVLLSFPVMVLFIVILNYLGPSGFNIVVAVTFASAPAIMRIVRGLALDIKTRDYVFAAQTRGEHPLYIMIFELLPNVRGPIIVDACLRLGYTTVAITTLTFLGLGLQPPDPDWGLMIRESAKTAMLWKFSYMLLVPALAVSSLILGFNLMADGLREMSLRD
- a CDS encoding ABC transporter ATP-binding protein — translated: MNDQTPVLECRNLCISYYTRAGEIPAVVDFNLKLMPGEAHGIVGESGCGKSTVALAIMQYMGKNGAIVGGEILFEGRDMRTMSAEELRHIRGSKIAMVYQEPMASLNPSMLIGEQLAEVPIYHEGISQDAAMARAAEMLAKVRLPDPERILKAYPHQISGGQQQRVVIAMALLSNPRLLLLDEPTTALDVTVEAGIVDLINEISDEFGTSMIYISHNLGLILETCDRLTVMYSGEAVEVGDIHDVFDEMRHPYTRGLFGSIPLPGADKNAQPLVAIPGQLPLPHERPEGCNFGPRCSFFRDGTCDVGKLKMHSVPGDDDHKVRCERFQEIDWDRDLPKGEARDPVPAGNIVLSVEEMTKHYTIDSSGLAFLSGPPRTVKANEKLTFTAREAETVAIVGESGCGKSTFAKVLMGLEDATDGKIMLGDVELGDLPVDRRDRETISKLQMVFQNPFDTLNPSHTIGGQIGRVIRKFGVAKGDDEVNEIIYRLLDTVKLPRDFAKRKPRQLSGGQKQRVGIARAFAGNPKVVIADEPVSALDVSVQAAVTELLMDIQRDNRTTMLFISHDLSVVRYLADRIVVMYLGQIMEQGTTDEIFAPPYHPYTEALLAAVPIADTRIEKRNIVLKGEIPSPANPPKGCPFSTRCAYMMPGVCDRDVPPLRTFASDHKILCHLEIAELEQMEPVIRPRAAEAAE